In one Clostridia bacterium genomic region, the following are encoded:
- a CDS encoding helix-turn-helix domain-containing protein, whose protein sequence is MQKNQSEITRKTLFSADKSRLTVFHSFVPAEESAFYEHHHTAFEITMVKSGSGIYATNASEFAFKENDVFFFSTDEIHWLKKLDCPTTFINIHFEPRFIWSSKMGISNTELLKIFFKPKNKAINKMHEEGGFAEAVRELILKIESESISKKPEYETLLKVHLMNILVEMIRAYDGELSDTDILYTSHTLRYMEKVLNYIDSHFEADLSLDELSDVAHMSKTYFCRQFKELNGISPWDYITIKRIEQAISYIETTNLTKLEIAAKCGYNNTSNFYHAFKKVTGKNPSDYKK, encoded by the coding sequence ATGCAAAAGAATCAGAGCGAAATCACCCGTAAAACACTTTTTAGTGCAGATAAATCACGCCTTACCGTATTTCACTCGTTTGTACCTGCGGAGGAAAGTGCATTTTACGAGCATCATCACACTGCGTTTGAAATCACCATGGTAAAAAGCGGAAGCGGAATTTATGCCACCAACGCCTCGGAGTTTGCTTTTAAAGAAAACGATGTTTTCTTTTTCAGCACCGACGAAATTCACTGGCTGAAAAAATTAGACTGCCCCACTACCTTTATTAACATTCATTTTGAACCACGTTTTATCTGGTCTTCAAAGATGGGAATTTCCAACACAGAGCTTTTAAAAATTTTCTTTAAGCCCAAAAACAAAGCCATAAACAAAATGCATGAGGAGGGCGGTTTTGCCGAAGCAGTAAGGGAACTGATTTTAAAAATCGAGTCAGAATCCATATCCAAAAAGCCCGAATACGAAACTCTTTTAAAGGTGCATCTGATGAATATTTTGGTAGAAATGATACGGGCATATGACGGCGAGCTTTCTGATACGGATATCCTCTACACCTCGCACACCCTGCGGTATATGGAAAAGGTGCTAAACTATATTGATTCGCATTTTGAGGCCGACCTTTCTTTAGATGAACTTTCAGACGTCGCCCACATGAGTAAAACCTATTTTTGCCGACAGTTTAAAGAGTTAAACGGCATCTCCCCCTGGGACTACATCACCATTAAACGCATTGAACAGGCCATTTCTTACATAGAAACCACAAATCTTACCAAGCTCGAGATTGCCGCAAAGTGCGGATACAACAACACCTCAAATTTCTATCATGCCTTTAAAAAGGTAACCGGTAAAAATCCGTCTGATTACAAAAAATAA
- a CDS encoding helix-turn-helix transcriptional regulator, translated as MKILTNPNLCKYVNRIRLTVLHCGYATVGKEWTGTVRNPVYSRLYYAKDGEAIIGTDKQKIHLMPGNWYLLPAGVTFDFDCEKSFSHIFFHIKLFDYDEVDLLRNVTQPIWLEMEVDESICRNIGSNKINDWLKVRQSVDAVLLKMLDAHGILVESEDYSPCIFKALQYIKQNLSMQLTISNIAEGIFVSKSTLTKRFQKELSMSVNQYIHDTVMFQAVQLLRSTDMTVLAVSEKFGFSDQFYFSRCFKAKFGMSPREFRKTMYI; from the coding sequence ATGAAGATTTTAACAAACCCTAATCTTTGTAAATATGTCAACCGTATACGGTTGACCGTCCTGCATTGCGGATACGCAACGGTGGGCAAAGAATGGACCGGAACGGTCAGAAATCCGGTTTATTCGCGGTTGTATTATGCAAAGGACGGAGAAGCGATTATTGGCACAGACAAGCAAAAAATTCACCTTATGCCCGGAAACTGGTATCTGCTTCCTGCAGGGGTGACTTTTGATTTTGACTGCGAGAAGAGTTTTTCGCATATTTTCTTTCATATTAAATTGTTTGATTATGACGAGGTGGATTTGCTCAGGAATGTGACACAACCCATTTGGCTCGAGATGGAAGTGGATGAATCCATTTGCCGGAACATAGGAAGCAATAAGATAAACGACTGGCTTAAAGTAAGACAGTCAGTAGATGCAGTGTTGCTTAAAATGCTTGATGCACATGGAATTTTAGTAGAAAGTGAAGATTACTCACCGTGTATATTCAAGGCGCTTCAGTATATCAAGCAGAATCTTTCTATGCAACTTACAATTTCAAATATTGCTGAGGGAATATTTGTGTCCAAAAGCACCTTAACAAAACGGTTTCAGAAGGAGCTTTCCATGTCGGTGAATCAATACATTCATGATACCGTTATGTTTCAGGCGGTTCAGCTTTTAAGGTCAACCGATATGACTGTGCTTGCGGTCAGTGAAAAGTTTGGTTTTTCCGACCAGTTTTACTTTTCCAGATGCTTTAAAGCAAAGTTTGGCATGTCGCCCAGAGAATTCAGAAAAACAATGTATATTTAA
- a CDS encoding phosphotriesterase-related protein: MDIQSVCGAVKREELGTVTTHEHVLLDLTAFYQELPVPGIDDPATQKVEMWNLGILSRDCYALKDNLLLDNEQTAIDELNFFKNAGGNTVVDASLPGIGRDPKALKRISEATGLNIVMGTGFYVGETHPKALDSMTDEQIGELMVKELNEGIDGIRAGYIGEIGISEIFDDKERRVLRAAAIAQKKTGVAINVHINPWTENGIEAADILLDAGVDPKKICISHIDVENRKDYIYKLLEKGVYVEFDNFGKEYYIRREVRNSGYGLFVHDTDRVTLLKQMIDDGYLRQILLSCDLCLKNLMHKYGGWGYDHVLTNIVPMMEDEGITNEQIQILLKENPADWLCGKEK, translated from the coding sequence ATGGATATTCAAAGTGTATGCGGTGCAGTAAAGCGGGAAGAACTCGGAACGGTTACCACCCACGAGCATGTTTTACTGGATTTAACCGCCTTTTATCAGGAATTACCCGTACCGGGAATTGATGATCCCGCAACACAAAAGGTAGAAATGTGGAATTTAGGCATTCTAAGCCGTGACTGCTACGCTTTAAAGGATAATTTGCTTTTAGATAACGAGCAGACAGCCATTGACGAACTGAATTTCTTTAAAAACGCAGGTGGCAATACGGTTGTGGATGCTTCCCTGCCCGGCATCGGCAGAGACCCAAAGGCTTTAAAACGCATTTCCGAGGCAACCGGTCTTAACATTGTTATGGGTACAGGCTTTTATGTAGGTGAAACGCACCCGAAAGCTTTAGATTCCATGACCGACGAACAAATCGGTGAACTGATGGTTAAAGAACTTAATGAAGGCATTGACGGCATCCGCGCCGGCTACATCGGTGAAATCGGCATCAGCGAAATCTTTGATGATAAGGAACGCCGAGTGCTTCGTGCAGCGGCAATCGCCCAGAAAAAGACAGGTGTTGCTATCAATGTACATATTAACCCCTGGACAGAAAATGGTATCGAAGCCGCTGACATTCTGCTTGATGCAGGGGTTGATCCGAAAAAAATCTGCATCAGCCATATTGATGTGGAAAATCGAAAGGACTACATATATAAATTGCTCGAAAAAGGTGTGTATGTGGAATTTGACAATTTCGGTAAAGAATATTACATCCGCCGTGAAGTCAGAAATTCCGGCTACGGACTTTTTGTGCATGACACCGACCGCGTAACCCTTTTAAAGCAGATGATTGATGACGGATACCTGCGTCAGATTCTGCTGTCCTGCGATTTGTGCCTGAAAAACTTAATGCACAAATACGGCGGTTGGGGCTATGACCATGTACTCACAAACATCGTACCCATGATGGAAGATGAGGGCATCACAAATGAACAGATTCAAATATTATTAAAAGAAAATCCCGCAGATTGGTTATGCGGAAAGGAGAAATAA
- a CDS encoding aminopeptidase P family protein: MINIPSIPLEEFKERVTKVQETMKKEGYDLILSYGNEAEPQYVRYFSNYWPSFETAGVLIPQEGAPLLLIGPESLTYASDRSKIPDICKLKAFRESSEPEYPGAKLDTFNTVFTRLLGDKPVKRFGVAGLPLMTIGLYEALSDALKVYGDVKIEKADYVVNNIRMHKTENELKCMRAAAQITKETFDYVLENIKVGMTEQQVAGLALGKMHELGAERESYPVWVLTGKGSNQAISRPRNKKIEKGDMTFIQIGARVDGYASSIGRPVVFGKATPEQRELIEVGYKAQEAVISMLKAGVPACDVAKKHIENVTNMGYGDWLLYGPCHGNGTMEGEAPWIETDADYLLEENMAFCVDIFLGSAKTETGLRMEDVVCVKKDGVENLTDYPRELFEIEC, translated from the coding sequence ATGATAAACATTCCAAGCATCCCCCTCGAAGAATTTAAAGAGAGAGTAACAAAGGTTCAGGAAACTATGAAAAAAGAAGGATATGATTTAATCCTTTCTTACGGCAACGAAGCTGAGCCTCAGTATGTGCGTTATTTTTCCAACTATTGGCCGTCCTTTGAAACGGCAGGCGTATTAATTCCGCAGGAAGGCGCCCCCTTGCTCTTAATCGGTCCCGAAAGCTTAACGTACGCTTCAGACCGTTCCAAAATCCCGGACATTTGCAAACTTAAAGCTTTCCGTGAATCCTCCGAGCCTGAATATCCCGGTGCAAAGCTTGATACCTTTAACACAGTATTTACCAGACTTTTAGGTGACAAGCCCGTTAAACGCTTTGGTGTTGCAGGTCTGCCCCTTATGACCATTGGTTTATACGAAGCCCTTTCCGATGCGTTAAAGGTTTATGGCGATGTAAAAATCGAAAAAGCTGATTATGTAGTCAACAACATTCGTATGCACAAAACCGAAAACGAATTAAAATGTATGCGTGCCGCGGCGCAGATTACAAAAGAAACCTTTGATTATGTGCTTGAAAATATAAAGGTTGGCATGACTGAACAGCAGGTGGCAGGCTTAGCTTTAGGCAAAATGCACGAGCTTGGCGCTGAGCGTGAATCCTATCCCGTTTGGGTGCTTACAGGAAAAGGCTCCAACCAGGCAATCAGCCGTCCCCGAAACAAGAAAATTGAAAAAGGTGATATGACCTTTATTCAGATTGGTGCCCGTGTAGACGGGTATGCTTCCAGCATCGGACGTCCTGTTGTATTCGGCAAAGCAACACCCGAGCAGAGAGAACTCATTGAAGTGGGTTATAAAGCACAGGAAGCGGTTATTTCTATGTTAAAAGCAGGAGTGCCTGCCTGTGATGTTGCAAAAAAACACATTGAAAACGTAACCAATATGGGCTATGGTGACTGGTTACTTTACGGACCCTGCCACGGCAACGGCACCATGGAAGGCGAAGCACCCTGGATTGAAACGGATGCAGATTATCTTTTAGAAGAAAATATGGCGTTTTGCGTAGACATTTTCTTAGGCTCTGCCAAAACCGAAACAGGACTTCGTATGGAAGATGTGGTTTGCGTTAAAAAAGACGGTGTAGAAAACTTAACCGACTACCCCAGAGAATTATTTGAAATTGAGTGCTGA
- the scfA gene encoding six-cysteine ranthipeptide SCIFF encodes MSRIQTIETKNMEKTVKNGGCGECQTSCQSACKTSCGVANQQCENKK; translated from the coding sequence ATGAGCAGAATTCAGACTATCGAAACCAAAAATATGGAAAAAACCGTTAAAAACGGTGGTTGCGGCGAATGCCAGACTTCTTGCCAGTCTGCTTGCAAAACTTCTTGCGGTGTTGCAAATCAGCAGTGCGAAAACAAGAAATAA
- the scfB gene encoding thioether cross-link-forming SCIFF peptide maturase: MVHQYKLNGYNIVLDTASGSVHLVDEVAYDIIAMYKEKTTEEIVKEILSKYSHLPDVNETEVLECLEDVKALEEQRKLFSSDPYEQLAKEYKQNSNVIKAMCLHIAHTCNLNCSYCFASQGKYQGERGLMSFEVGKRAFDFLIENSGTRKNLEVDFFGGEPLMNWDVVVKLVEYARSIEKQHNKNFRFTLTTNGVLLDDDKIDFLNKEMDNVVLSLDGRPEVHDRFRKDYQGNGSYDLILPKFKNFVEKRGNKSYYIRGTFTHHNTDFTNDILHMADLGFTELSMEPVVCPPDDPCALTKEDLPVLFEQYEILAKEMIKRKKEGRPFTFYHYMLDLKNGPCIYKRITGCGSGTEYVAVTPWGELFPCHQFVGDEKYSLGNIYDGIKNTAVQDEFRKCNAYARPECNECWAKLYCSGGCAANSYHATGSISGVYEYGCELFKKRIECAIMMQVAEEAK; this comes from the coding sequence ATGGTTCATCAGTATAAATTAAACGGCTATAACATCGTATTAGACACCGCAAGCGGCTCTGTACACTTGGTTGACGAGGTGGCATATGATATTATTGCTATGTACAAAGAGAAAACAACAGAAGAAATTGTAAAAGAAATTTTAAGCAAGTACTCTCACCTGCCCGATGTGAATGAGACAGAGGTTTTAGAATGCTTAGAAGATGTAAAAGCATTGGAGGAACAAAGAAAGCTTTTCTCCTCCGACCCCTATGAACAGCTTGCCAAAGAATACAAGCAAAATTCCAATGTAATAAAAGCAATGTGCCTGCACATCGCACACACCTGTAACTTAAACTGCTCTTACTGCTTTGCAAGCCAAGGCAAATATCAGGGTGAGCGCGGACTTATGTCTTTTGAAGTGGGCAAACGTGCATTTGACTTTTTAATTGAAAATTCCGGCACCCGTAAAAACTTAGAGGTAGACTTTTTCGGTGGCGAACCGCTTATGAATTGGGATGTTGTAGTAAAGCTTGTGGAATATGCCCGAAGCATTGAAAAACAGCACAACAAAAATTTCCGTTTCACACTTACCACCAACGGTGTGCTTTTAGACGATGATAAAATCGACTTTTTAAACAAGGAAATGGACAATGTGGTGTTAAGCTTAGACGGCAGACCCGAGGTGCACGACCGCTTCCGCAAAGACTATCAGGGCAACGGAAGCTATGACCTGATTTTGCCGAAATTTAAAAACTTTGTGGAAAAACGCGGTAACAAGAGCTATTACATTCGTGGCACCTTTACACATCACAACACCGATTTTACAAACGACATTCTGCACATGGCAGACTTAGGGTTTACTGAGCTTAGTATGGAACCGGTTGTTTGTCCGCCCGATGACCCGTGTGCATTAACAAAAGAAGATTTACCTGTATTGTTTGAGCAGTATGAAATCCTTGCCAAAGAAATGATTAAACGTAAAAAAGAAGGCAGACCCTTTACTTTCTATCACTATATGCTGGATTTAAAGAACGGTCCATGCATTTATAAGCGTATCACCGGCTGTGGCTCGGGCACCGAATATGTGGCAGTTACACCTTGGGGCGAATTGTTCCCGTGCCACCAGTTTGTTGGGGATGAAAAATACAGCTTGGGCAATATTTACGATGGCATCAAAAACACCGCTGTGCAGGATGAATTCAGAAAATGTAATGCCTACGCACGTCCCGAATGCAACGAGTGTTGGGCAAAGCTTTACTGCTCAGGCGGTTGTGCCGCAAATTCCTATCATGCAACCGGAAGCATTTCCGGTGTATATGAATACGGCTGTGAACTGTTTAAAAAGCGAATTGAATGTGCCATTATGATGCAGGTGGCAGAGGAAGCCAAATGA
- a CDS encoding amino acid decarboxylase has protein sequence MNTPIYDFVKTYANKNKSRFHMPGHKGSSLLGPECLDITEIDGADVLSEAKGIIGESEKNATSIFGSAHTFYTTQGSTTAICAMLALVESEKPRPLIWAARNVHKAFVHAVALLDFDVEFIMPEDFASIIKCEISPPQLYKKLENANKMPDAIYITSPDYLGNMQDIKGIAEVCKSFNIPLLVDNAHGAYLKFLPESLHPLDEGATVCCDSAHKTLPVLTGGAYLHIAKNAPQSYVDNARQKLALFSSTSPSYLTLQSLDLCNAYLSDNFKTELLDCIKKITLIKKELTEKGFVLSGDEPLKIVIHASKSGYTGKELAAALKEHEIEIEFCDNDFLALMCTPQNSKADFERLQKAFSGISAKAPLEQRTLSMSEPERICSVRKAVFAKQESVAIKKAKGRICASLTVSCPPAVPIAICGERITTEHIELFEHYGIETVEVTK, from the coding sequence ATGAACACCCCCATTTATGATTTCGTAAAAACATATGCAAATAAAAACAAATCCCGTTTTCACATGCCGGGACACAAAGGTTCTTCCCTACTTGGACCTGAATGTCTGGATATCACCGAAATTGACGGTGCAGATGTTTTAAGTGAAGCAAAAGGCATTATTGGCGAAAGCGAAAAAAACGCCACTTCTATTTTCGGCTCGGCACACACATTTTATACAACACAAGGTTCTACCACTGCGATCTGTGCGATGCTGGCACTTGTGGAAAGTGAAAAACCGCGACCTTTAATCTGGGCAGCGCGAAACGTACACAAAGCCTTTGTACATGCCGTGGCACTTCTGGATTTTGATGTAGAATTTATCATGCCGGAAGATTTCGCAAGCATTATCAAATGCGAAATTTCACCTCCGCAATTGTATAAAAAACTGGAAAATGCGAACAAAATGCCGGATGCAATATACATCACTTCGCCCGATTATTTAGGCAACATGCAGGATATAAAGGGCATTGCCGAAGTTTGCAAAAGCTTTAATATTCCGCTTCTTGTGGACAACGCACATGGGGCATATTTAAAATTCCTGCCCGAAAGCCTGCATCCTTTAGACGAAGGTGCGACAGTCTGCTGTGATTCGGCACACAAAACACTACCCGTTTTAACCGGAGGGGCTTATTTACATATCGCCAAAAACGCACCGCAAAGCTATGTAGATAACGCTCGCCAAAAACTGGCACTGTTTTCGTCCACAAGCCCGTCCTATCTGACATTACAATCTCTCGACTTATGTAACGCATATTTGTCAGACAATTTCAAAACAGAACTTTTAGATTGCATAAAAAAAATAACCCTGATAAAAAAGGAACTTACGGAAAAAGGGTTTGTTCTTTCGGGTGATGAACCGCTGAAAATTGTGATTCACGCCTCTAAATCCGGCTATACAGGCAAGGAACTTGCTGCTGCCTTAAAAGAACACGAAATTGAAATAGAGTTCTGTGACAACGACTTTTTAGCACTTATGTGCACTCCGCAAAACAGCAAAGCAGATTTTGAACGTCTGCAAAAAGCTTTTTCCGGCATTTCAGCCAAAGCTCCGCTTGAACAACGAACGCTTTCAATGTCAGAGCCTGAAAGAATCTGTTCTGTACGGAAAGCTGTGTTTGCAAAGCAGGAATCGGTTGCGATAAAGAAGGCAAAGGGAAGAATATGTGCTTCTCTTACCGTATCCTGTCCCCCTGCTGTACCCATTGCAATTTGTGGAGAACGGATTACAACAGAACACATCGAATTGTTTGAACATTATGGAATAGAAACTGTTGAAGTTACAAAATAA